The Halorhodospira halophila SL1 genomic sequence GCTGCCAGATTGCCCCGCGGCCTGCCTGCCACCCTGTCGAATTGTCCGCCCAGATATAGCACATCGTCGTCCCCAGCGTGCTGGATGGTTCTCACGGCTCCCCCCTCAAGCTGCGGATCCCACTTCTGAAGTTCTCCTTTATGATCCCAACTGGCGAGGAGGGGGCGAATCACCAGCTCATCGCCCGAGTCACTTTTCCATACGGTGTCGAACGATCCCCCAAGATAGACCCGGTCGTCAGCCACGCTGATGGCATTGACCGCCCCATCGCCGACCCCTACACCCCAGCTATCATCCAAGCTCCGAGACGACACGTTGAAACTAGCCACCCGTCCAACATCCTCGTTGTCGGCTTGGGTGAAGGTCCCGCCAGCGTAGAGCTTATCGTCTACGTAGGCCAAACTATCGACGGTGCTGTTCAGCTGCGGATTGAAGGATCCTTCGAGGGACGGCCCACCACCATTAAGGTTAAATGCGGCCAAGCGACCCCGTTCTTCATCGTCAACCTGCCAGAACCCCCCACCAGCGAAGAGCGTCTCGTTGCCGTCATGGGCGAGTGCATAGACGAAGTGGTTGGGCGCCGGGAAGGCATCCCCGGGTTCCGGCACGAAACCGGGGCCGTCTTCCCCTTGATCGTCGCTGGGGAAGGCCACCAGATACCGGCGCTTATACTCGCCAATGTTCTCAAATCGACCGCCCGCGAACAGCCTATCCTCCGAAGCCTCTAGGGCCAGAACCGTGTTGTCCACGCGGGGCGTCCAGTCAAGTGCGACCCGGCCGGTATCGCGTTCCATGGCAACCAGGTGCTCCCGCCGGAACCCACTCGCCTGACGGAAATCGCCGCCGATGTAGACCTCATCACCCTGTGCCGCCAATGCGAGAACCTCGCCTCCGGCACCGGGATTCCACTCCCGCAGGGTGGCCTTATCATCCGCATCGCGGGAGAAAGCGGCCACATTCGAACGACTCTGCTCGTCTACGTCGGAAAACGAGCCGCCAGCATAGACGGTGTCACCATCATGGCTGATGGCACGCACGGGCCCCGAGAAGGCTGGAAGCCAGTCTTCGTCGCGTTCCCCATAAGCATCATCGGATAGGTCATAGGCCGTGACATAGCCATCGATGTCACCAGCGACCAGCAGATGGGAGTCCGTGACCTCCAGGTCGTAAGCCGTGCCCGCGCCATCCAGATCAAAGCCTCCTGGCCAGCCTTCCTCACCTACGCGCTCGCCCGAGTTACTCTCGCCGAGTGCGCGGAAGGCAGCGAGACCCGCAGCGTCTTCGCTCTCTATCTCGCCGGCGACGAAGACATTCGGTCCGGATAGGGCAATAGCGTGCACGACATCGTTACTACTCAGGGTTTGGCCCCGGAACCCGTCTCGCCAACGACCGACTTCATCATCGAAGGCCGCCAAATGGGGCCGAGCCTCATCGTTATCCTCATCGGGATGCTGCCAAATGCGGGAGAACTCGCCGCCTACATAAACCGCGCCATCCACGCTCTCCAGGGCATTGATTCTGGCAGTGCTGCCTTCGCTGCCTTCGACCCGGGCCTTCCAATCCCGCAACTCGCCCTGACCAGTCGAGTAGGCCGCCAACTGGTAGCGTTGCTCTCCTTCTGCTTCGCTGAAGTCCCCTCCGATATAGAGCGTATCCCCCTTCCGGGAAAGGGCGCGCACCGGGCCATCCAAACGCGGCGACCAGTCTTCGCTGAGGACGCCGTCCGCATCGACATGGGCCACGAAGGGCTGCTGAATTCCCGCAACGCGTTCGAAATCACCGCCGATGAACCAACCACCGTCACCATCGGGTTCGACGGCGTACACGGCAGCCGAGAACCCGGTGATCTGCGGAATCCCGCCAACAGGCTCACCATCTCGAGCAGTGACCGCTACCCCGCCGCCGGTTTGCACTCTCAACTGAGTGAACGCCCCTCCGGCGTAGAGATACCCTCCCTGCTCCACGGTCGCATAGATGTTGCCGTCAAAACGGAGCACGTAAGGGCGGGCAGCGGCTCGGTTGCTCTGCTCACCGCCGTGTTGCACCACAAAGAAATGGGGACGATCCGGAGTCAGCCCATCTTCATCGGCACGGATCGTCACCTCATTGGCTTCCTCATCAATGTCGACAAAATCTTCCTCGACGCTGAGGACCGCAGATCCACTCCCTTCTCCGCACTGAAACTGATGATTGGCCCCCCAATCACAATCCGGATCCTGTGACCAAAGGATCTCCAGCGAGTCATTCACGCTCGTGTTTTCGTCGAGCGAAAGCACAACCTCCCGCTGCCCTGATCGGGCCTCCAACTGGATGGAAGACGGGGTGGCCGTAGGCGTGTCGCCGTTCCCATTATCGTCGTCATCATCCGAGTCGCCACAGGCCATCAATATGCCAGCCAGACCGGCGAGCAGTAGCAGACGGAAGCCGCGGGGGGAAGCGCTGAGGATCTTGGGGGTCATGTCGGTATAGACACTCGCAGCAGTTTATAGAACCGAGGTTATGCGCAGCCCCGTGACTGTGCAAGCAGCCAACGGCGGCGCATAAGCGAGCAGGTGGAGTGCACGGGGCCGTGTTGGATGCGCTAACCTAGGCGGCTTCAAGCAACCCTGCGCTACGACAGAGAACGGACTGGTAAGGATGGCCGACGACCGAGAGCATCGCGATCTCCCTCCCGCACACCGGCGTGACGCCGATTTCCCGGCCGAGTGGCAAGACCCGCGCGACGATGAGATCAGCCTGATCGACCTGTGGCTGGTGCTGATGCGCCGCAAGTGGGTCATCGCGGGGGTGTTCTTGGTCTGCGTCGTCGGTGGTGCAGCCTACGCCTATCTCGATGAGCCGGGACAGCGCTACGTCAGCGCACTGGAAATCGGCACGTACCCGACCGGAAGCGACGATGTGGCAACCCTCGAAGACCGCGCCGAGGTGGCCACGCGGCTGCGCGAATCGCTGGTTCCTTTGGTGCGTTACGAGCTCGCCCAAGAGCACGGGAGATCCTTCCCCGGCGTCGAGGTTTCCGTGCCCGAGGAGGATGCGCCGGGCGGATTCGTCTTCCTCCAGTCTACTGCCCCGGAGGATCGGGCCGACGTGGTCTCCTCAATTCACCAGAATCTGATCCAGCAGATCATTGATCGGCACAACGACCGCCTGGAGGTGCGGCAGGCCCGGTTCGAGGCCCGGCTGGAGTCGATGGATGCGGACTTGGAAGAGCTCCGCGCCAAGCGCGCCGAACGTCGACAGGAGGCGGAGCATCGAGTCGAAGCACACAAGGACCGACTCGAGCGTCTGGAAAGCGCCGGCGCACAGCGCAAGGAGCAGCTGACACACGCGCTCGAGGAGGCAGAGGCAGAGCTCAAAACCCTCCGAGAAAACGAGGATCGGCGCCGCCGACAGCTCGAGCACGCGAGGGAAGCCGCCGAAGAGGAACGGGACGCGCTGATCGCCAATCGGGACCGCCTGCAAGCGAGGATCGAACAGCTGGAACAACGCCGCAGCTTCCTCCAGGAACAGCAAGAGCTATTGCAGGGGCTGATGCAGGACTTCCGCGGTGCCGAAACCGAAGGGCAAGGCATGCTTACGGATAGCCCCGCTGCCCTTGGCTTTCTGCTACGCGGCAACGTAACCGCCGAGCTGCAGCAGGATCTGACCAACGTACGCGAGGAGCTGGTACTCGGGCTCGAGGAGCAGCGGCTGGGGCTCGATGAACAACTGCAACAGAACCAGCAGCGGATCCGCGATGCGGAGCGACGACTGGAGGAGAAAGCAGCGGACCTTGACGAATTCGAGCGCGAATTCCGCCGCGAAGTTGCCGCTGCGGAGCGCCGCGTCAGTGAAAAACGCTCGGAGCTTCGCCACTTCGAGACAGAGCATCAGAAGCAGGTGCATTCTGCTGAACGTGAGATCGCCCAGCGTGAGCTGCGCCTAGCGCGTTTTGAGGACGATTTCGAGCGCGAGATTCGGCGCAAGAAACAAGAGATCCGACAGTACGCCGCCCAGGGCCAGGAGCTGCGCGCAACGGAGGCCTCCGCCCTAGCGGTACCCAGCGGCTCGGCGGGGCAAGACGGCAGCCTGATCGTAGCCCTTTCCGGCGTACTGGGCCTGATGCTCGGCGTCTTCGGCGCATTCCTGGCGGAGTTCAACAGCCGGGCGCGCGAGGTGGCACAGGGGCGTGCGGACCCGTCCCGCCAGGCTTAGACCGCACCCTTCAGGGCGTCCGGCAGGTTACGCGGGAGACACCGCCCTCCGGGACCACGGTGATCAGCCACGGCTGGCTGATCACCGTAGTGGCCGGGCCATCCGGAGGCGTCACCCGAACCCGGACCTCGCCATCCGCCACTCCTTCCAATTCCGGCCGGTAACCACCTGACGGACGGGACTTATCCAGGAACAGCACGCCCACAGCGCGGCCCCCGGGCCACTCCATCGGCGGGTCCTCGCCCACCTGAGCCCAGGCTTCGTCCCATTGCGCCCCGGACTCGATGAGCACGCAGGCCGGGCCTTCGGCGTCGTGCTGCTGGCCCCGCCAGACCTGGGACTCGCCGGCCCCGCTGCACCCGGCGATCAGCAACGCCAGGGCGCCAAGGGCCAGCCTGACCGGGCGAAGCACTGCGAAACGTCGGGTTAGCGCGGGGTCAGCCATGCCGCCTCCTGGCAGGCCCGAGACCGGGCTTAATGGTTCCTAGTATGCATGAGCGGGGGCCTCCCTTGCCGAACCCTGCAGCCCCTAGGGATTCCCGACCGACCCCGATCGCTGGCATGCTGCAGTACCAGTCGCTATCCAGAGGAATCCGCGCATGAACCGGCCGAGCCGGTTGTCCCTGGCCCTTGGCGGCGCATTGCTGCTGGCCGGCCCCGGCCCGGTGAGTGCCCCCGAGGGCGCGCCGCCGAACTCCCCGTCGTCGTCCGCTGAATCACCCCAAGAGCTGCTGGTACGGTTCGCGCCGGATGTGGCGGAGGGCGTCCGCACTGCCACCCACCGCGCCTACGGCGGCCACACCAAGCGTCGCCATGAGCGGGGTCGGTTCGAGGTCGTGCCGCTACCGCCTTACGCCGACCGCGAGGAGGCCCTGCGCAAATACCGCGACGATCCCCACGTGGAGCACGCCGAGCCCAACCGGTACGTGGAGCGCGTCGCGGCGCCTGCCGACGCCGCGAGCGATGCCAACGGGTGGTGGCAGGAGCGCATCCGCCTCACCGAGCTGGAGACAGCAGAACGCAAGGCCGGGGACACC encodes the following:
- a CDS encoding Wzz/FepE/Etk N-terminal domain-containing protein, whose product is MADDREHRDLPPAHRRDADFPAEWQDPRDDEISLIDLWLVLMRRKWVIAGVFLVCVVGGAAYAYLDEPGQRYVSALEIGTYPTGSDDVATLEDRAEVATRLRESLVPLVRYELAQEHGRSFPGVEVSVPEEDAPGGFVFLQSTAPEDRADVVSSIHQNLIQQIIDRHNDRLEVRQARFEARLESMDADLEELRAKRAERRQEAEHRVEAHKDRLERLESAGAQRKEQLTHALEEAEAELKTLRENEDRRRRQLEHAREAAEEERDALIANRDRLQARIEQLEQRRSFLQEQQELLQGLMQDFRGAETEGQGMLTDSPAALGFLLRGNVTAELQQDLTNVREELVLGLEEQRLGLDEQLQQNQQRIRDAERRLEEKAADLDEFEREFRREVAAAERRVSEKRSELRHFETEHQKQVHSAEREIAQRELRLARFEDDFEREIRRKKQEIRQYAAQGQELRATEASALAVPSGSAGQDGSLIVALSGVLGLMLGVFGAFLAEFNSRAREVAQGRADPSRQA
- a CDS encoding protease complex subunit PrcB family protein, which gives rise to MADPALTRRFAVLRPVRLALGALALLIAGCSGAGESQVWRGQQHDAEGPACVLIESGAQWDEAWAQVGEDPPMEWPGGRAVGVLFLDKSRPSGGYRPELEGVADGEVRVRVTPPDGPATTVISQPWLITVVPEGGVSRVTCRTP